The DNA region CTTCCTACCTGAACGCAGTTCCGGGTGCAAGCCGGAGCGCGGCGCGCGAGGCTCCGGGAATGGCTTCCAGCCCCGCCGCCATGAACTCTCAACACGCCCGACGCGCCGGGCCCTCCTTCGTCCCGAACCGCCCCGACACCACCTCCACGTCCTGCGCCGGATAGGGACGCCGCCCCAGGATCGCCGCGTGGCCCGTGTACGGATGGGTTTCAAGGCCCTCCGAAAGAGCAGCAACCTCACAAGGCAACGCCCGCAGACGCCCCACTCGCCACACCCCCAAGCCGCCCGATTAGTCGCCCTCCGGCCGCGTAAGCCGATACCCCCGGGGGGTCACGAGCCAGGGGCCCAGGCGGCGGGTGGAGCGGTTGCCCACGAGGACCACGCTCATCATGTCCACGGCGCACCCGGGGAGCTCGCCCAGGTTGGTGCGGTGCACTTCCTGGCCAGGGCGCAGGGCGTGACGCACGACACCGGCGGGGGTGTCGGCCGGGCGGTGGAGGGCGAGGATGGCGCAGGCCTCCTCCAGGTGGCGCACCCGTTTGCGGCTCCTGGGGTTGTAAAGAGCTACGACGAAGTCGGCGGACGCCGCGGCCTGGAGCCGCGCCCGGATGGCCTCCCAGGGGGTGAGGAGGTCCGAGAGGCTGACGACGGCGAAGTCGGTCATGAGGGGCGCCCCGAGGAGGCTCGCGGCGGCCTGCACGGCGGAGACCCCGGGCACGATCTCCACGGGCACGGTGCCCTCGGGGTCCCGCTCGGCCAGGAGCTCCAGGGCGAGGCCGGCCATCCCGTACACCCCCGCGTCCCCGGTGCTCACCACGGCGACGGTGCGCCCGGCCAGGGCGCGCTCCACCGCCTCCCGGCACCGGTCCACCTCGCGGGTCATGCCGGTGGAGACCACCTCCCGGCCCCCCACCAGGTCACCCAGGAGCGCGATGTAGGGGGTGTACCCCACGATGACGTCCGAGGCTTCGAGGACCTCGAGGGCCCGCAGGGTCATGTGCTGGCGGCCCCCCGGGCCGATGCCGACGAGGAAGAGCATGGAGGATCCTCGGGTGTCGAAGGCGTGAGAGTGAGGCGTGAAAGGTGAAACGTGAGAGCCCACAGCCGAGGGCATCCAACCCATAGGTCCCACGGGTCCCATGGGTCCCATGGGTCCCATGGGTCCCATAGGTCCCATGGGTCCCACCGACTGTCAGAGAAACGCCGACACCCCCTCCCCGGCTCCCGCTCCCTCCCAGGGGCCCAGCGCTGCAGCCAGGGTCCAGGTCGGGCCCTTGACCTTGGGCAGCACCAGCCGGCCGCCCCGTGATGCGGCAAGGGCCGCGGCCTCGGCGACGCTCGGCGTGCCCACAGCCCGGGCGACCCGGGTGGAGGGGTTGGGGACCGGTACGGCGGCCAGGGCCTCTGGCGGGAGGGTGACGTAGGGCACCCCCAGGGCCCGGGCGAGCTCCCGCAGGGCGGGCTCCCGGGCCTTGGCGTTTACGCTCGCCACCTGCCGCACCGCTCCCGCGGCGAGCCCGGCGCGCTCAAGGGCCCGCCGCGCGCCTTCCAGGACCTGCCGCGGGTCGGCGCCCTCCCGACACCCCGCCCCCAGGGTGAGGCAGGGGGGGCGAAGGGTGAGGGCCGCGCCCAGGGTGGGGAGGAGCCGGTGGGTGACGGCCAGGAGGACCACGGACGCCTCCCGGGCCTCGGCCTCGTCCCCCGTGACGAGGCCGAGGAAGGGCTCGAGCTCTTCCAGGAGCGCCGGGTCCCCCAGGGCCGGGTCCAGGTAGGCGGCCACGGGGTCCCCGTTGGCCCAGGCCGCGTTGACCCGAATCACCCCCGCCCGGTCCTCGAGCCGAAGCCCCCGGTCTCGCGCCCAGACCTCGGCGGCGGGGGCACCGGCGGCGTCGGTGGCGGTGGTGAGGACCGGGACGGCCCCCAGCCGTCGGCCCACTTCCCGGGCCAGGGCGTTCGCCCCCCCCAGGTGGCCGGAGAGCAGGGGCACGGCAAACCTCCCCTCGGGGTCGAGGACCACCACCGCGGGGTCGACGGCCTTGTCCCGGAGAAGCGGCGCCACCGCCCTGACCGCGATGCCGGCCGCCATGACGAGGAAGAACCCCCCGGCCCCGGGCCAGAGCCGGGCGAGCAGGGCCGAGGCCGGCTCGGAGAGGGGCTGCACCCCGTCGCCGGCGAAGCGCTCGGGGGCGACGGCCGCGGCGCCGGGGATGGCCGCGGCCAGGCGCCGAGCGACCCGCACGCCGGAGCGGGTGAGGGCCACCGCGTAGAGGGGCCCCCCGGGAAGCGTCTCGTGGAGCCTCTGGGTCATCCCTCGCCCCGGCGGTAGCCGTGGGAAAAGGCGGGGTCGTAGAGCTTGGTGCGCTCGAAGTCCCGCCACCCGGTGAGCCGCGGCCGCAGGGCTTCGCCCACGAGGATCATGGCCTGGCGGCGGATGGCCGCGGCGGCCACCTTCTCCGCGATGTCCCCGAGGGTGCCCCACACCGCCCGTTCGTCGGGCCAGGAGGCGCGGCAGACCACCGCGATGGGCGTGTCCTGCGGGAGCCCGCCGTCCCGGCAGGCCCGCACCACCTCCGCGATCCGGTCCACGCTGAGGAAGACGCACAGGGTGGCACCCGTAGCGGCCAGGCGCTCCAGGCTCTCCCCCTCGGGCACGGGGGTGCGGCCGGCCAGGC from Thermodesulfobacteriota bacterium includes:
- the cobJ gene encoding precorrin-3B C(17)-methyltransferase, which codes for MLFLVGIGPGGRQHMTLRALEVLEASDVIVGYTPYIALLGDLVGGREVVSTGMTREVDRCREAVERALAGRTVAVVSTGDAGVYGMAGLALELLAERDPEGTVPVEIVPGVSAVQAAASLLGAPLMTDFAVVSLSDLLTPWEAIRARLQAAASADFVVALYNPRSRKRVRHLEEACAILALHRPADTPAGVVRHALRPGQEVHRTNLGELPGCAVDMMSVVLVGNRSTRRLGPWLVTPRGYRLTRPEGD
- a CDS encoding cobalamin biosynthesis protein, with translation MTQRLHETLPGGPLYAVALTRSGVRVARRLAAAIPGAAAVAPERFAGDGVQPLSEPASALLARLWPGAGGFFLVMAAGIAVRAVAPLLRDKAVDPAVVVLDPEGRFAVPLLSGHLGGANALAREVGRRLGAVPVLTTATDAAGAPAAEVWARDRGLRLEDRAGVIRVNAAWANGDPVAAYLDPALGDPALLEELEPFLGLVTGDEAEAREASVVLLAVTHRLLPTLGAALTLRPPCLTLGAGCREGADPRQVLEGARRALERAGLAAGAVRQVASVNAKAREPALRELARALGVPYVTLPPEALAAVPVPNPSTRVARAVGTPSVAEAAALAASRGGRLVLPKVKGPTWTLAAALGPWEGAGAGEGVSAFL